The segment GCCTAGTTAGGATTTATATATTGCATTAAGTTTTACAAAAGATTTTGCATATAGTATGCCATTTGAACCACACAACAGTTCTAGGAGGTGAGTGCTATTATAAtacccttttttacagatgagaaacataTGGGATATAGGCACTGTAAGTGTggtacccagggtcccacaaatGATAAACAGATGAAGCAGAattcgaattcaggtcttctcGGCTGCAAGTCTAaaactctatcctctgtgcttcCATGTACCCCACAGAGGTTACTCCAAATCTAAATCCTAGAAACTAACAAATTCTGTATCTCTCTTTGTTGTTTCTTTGATTCAATCAGGTTGCAACCACTATGTCTGTTGATGTGGGGAATCGAACCACCTTGAATGAGTTCATCTTAGTTGGCTTNTCTCTCTTTGTTGTTTCTTTGATTCAATCAGGTTGCAACCACTATGTCTGTGGATGTGGGGAATCGAACCACCTTGAATGAGTTCATCTTAGTTGGCTTCTCTGCTGACCCCCAAATGCAAGTGGTCTTCTTTGTAGTTTTTTTGTCCCTTTATTTGGTAACGTTGGCTGGAAATATGACTCTTGTTGTCTTAATTAAAAATGACTCCCGTTTGCATACTCCCATGTATTTTTTCATTGGGAATCTGTCATTCTTAGACTTCTGGTATACATCTGTGTATATTCCCAAAATTCTGGCTACCTGTATATCAGAAGATAAGCGGATATCCTTAGCAGGCTGTGGtgctcaatttttcttttctgctgtTG is part of the Gracilinanus agilis isolate LMUSP501 unplaced genomic scaffold, AgileGrace unplaced_scaffold54903, whole genome shotgun sequence genome and harbors:
- the LOC123255975 gene encoding olfactory receptor 9G4-like yields the protein VATTMSVDVGNRTTLNEFILVGFSADPQMQVVFFVVFLSLYLVTLAGNMTLVVLIKNDSRLHTPMYFFIGNLSFLDFWYTSVYIPKILATCISEDKRISLAGCGAQFFFSAVVAYTECYLLAAMSYDRYVAICNPLLYSAAMSKSLCVGLVAGSYIGGFMNAIAHTANTFRLKFCGKN